A genomic segment from Schistocerca piceifrons isolate TAMUIC-IGC-003096 chromosome 4, iqSchPice1.1, whole genome shotgun sequence encodes:
- the LOC124795144 gene encoding UMP-CMP kinase 1 has protein sequence MLAFTGDRLSILHDERVGEYALEANEVFLFHSCDINEETAVGRAGKFQRLAALRRASRQPARQRSAVCERFACMLVSWLNTVAKYVMSAASQKPRVIFVLGSPGSGKGTQCKNIVSEFGYVHLSAGDLLRAERTKPGSQYGELIETHIRNGTIVPVAITCKLLENAMVESSSNKFLIDGFPRNQENLDGWTANMADRVQLLGVLFLDCPQEVSTQRCLARGMGRSDDNEESLRKRFVTYMNDTLPVVKHYEQQNLVHRVDSVKPAEQVFEDVKKVILELEAKA, from the exons ATGTTAGCGTTTACTGGCGATCGTTTATCAATTTTACACGACGAAAGAGTGGGCGAATACGCTTTAGAAGCAAATGAagtcttcctgtttcattcatgtGACATAAATGA GGAAACGGCGGTTGGCCGCGCGGGGAAGTTTCAGCGGTTAGCAGCACTGCGGCGGGCGTCACGGCAGCCGGCTAGGCAACGATCCGCAGTCTGCGAGCGCTTCGCCTGCATGCTGGTTAGTTGGTTGAACACTGTTGCCAAGTACGTGATGAGTGCTGCATCGCAGAAGCCACGCGTCATATTCGTGCTGGGCAGTCCGGGCTCAGGAAAAGGCACGCAGTGCAAGAATATCGTGAGCGAGTTCGGGTATGTTCACCTGTCAGCTGGAGACCTGCTGCGAGCGGAGCGTACGAAACCGGGTTCGCAGTACGGAGAACTTATAGAGACACACATTCGCAATGGTACAATCGTACCCGTTGCGATCACATGTAAACTGCTGGAGAATGCGATGGTGGAATCGAGCTCCAACAAGTTCTTAATCGATGGTTTCCCACGTAATCAAGAGAACCTAGACGGGTGGACGGCGAACATGGCGGATCGCGTTCAGCTGCTTGGAGTGCTGTTCCTAGATTGTCCGCAGGAAGTCAGTACGCAGAGATGCCTGGCGCGTGGAATGGGGCGGTCCGACGACAACGAGGAATCTCTAAGGAAGAGGTTTGTCACGTACATGAATGATACGTTGCCCGTAGTTAAACATTACGAGCAGCAAAACCTTGTGCATCGCGTAGACTCTGTCAAACCGGCGGAGCAGGTGTTTGAGGACGTAAAGAAAGTGATTTTAGAACTAGAGGCAAAGGCATAA